One Stenotrophomonas maltophilia DNA window includes the following coding sequences:
- a CDS encoding metal/formaldehyde-sensitive transcriptional repressor encodes MPHSPEEKKKVLARVRRIRGQCDALDRALEAGADCGPVLQQIAAIRGAVNGLMSEVMEAHLREEFGQPAAPDEQRAERVRDMSALIRSYLK; translated from the coding sequence ATGCCGCACTCCCCCGAAGAGAAGAAGAAGGTCCTGGCCCGTGTGCGCCGCATCCGCGGCCAGTGCGATGCGCTGGACCGCGCGCTGGAAGCCGGTGCCGACTGCGGGCCGGTGCTGCAGCAGATCGCCGCCATCCGTGGCGCCGTCAACGGCCTGATGTCCGAGGTGATGGAGGCCCATCTGCGCGAGGAGTTCGGCCAACCCGCGGCGCCCGACGAACAACGCGCCGAACGCGTGCGCGACATGAGCGCGTTGATCCGCTCATACCTGAAATAA
- a CDS encoding Imm70 family immunity protein: MGIGIQLGRITDEIGSSDFLYAFFSTITGNLEPDGWGSRFPIIMKQLYAGCVQKSDAATALSEMYVIRTELAEMPPTHAIWSFDDRSQRPPWGDDIAPDIDSLAAYFVTAHGRDLIALLIDVLEALQEGEDTSARIVSY, from the coding sequence ATGGGTATTGGCATCCAACTCGGGCGCATCACCGATGAAATCGGCAGCAGCGATTTTCTGTATGCGTTCTTCTCGACAATCACCGGCAATCTGGAACCGGATGGATGGGGAAGCCGCTTCCCGATCATCATGAAGCAGCTCTATGCCGGCTGCGTGCAGAAATCAGATGCGGCCACCGCGCTGTCCGAGATGTACGTCATCCGCACTGAGCTGGCCGAAATGCCACCGACCCATGCCATCTGGTCGTTCGATGATCGATCGCAGCGTCCGCCGTGGGGAGACGATATCGCTCCCGATATCGACAGCTTGGCGGCCTATTTCGTCACTGCACATGGGCGTGATCTGATTGCGCTTCTGATTGATGTGCTTGAAGCGCTCCAGGAAGGCGAAGACACGTCCGCCCGGATCGTCAGCTACTGA
- a CDS encoding LysR family transcriptional regulator → MLPLESLNGLVTFVTTARSGSFTEAADALGISRSAVGKAIARLETRLGVRLFHRTTRRIALTTDGEAYYASCAAALEEISAAEACLGSAGLPSGRLRIDMPSSFGRLVVLPVLLRLCRQYPDLQLTMTFTDHFVDPVEEGIDLLIRFGGLHQAEHLVARRLGRQRLVTCASQEYLQAHGVPATVEELAQHRSIVGFRHGQPVWWRIGSEDDEGTFIPNAPYQLNDGDAVIEAAIAGLGICQMPESLVRRHLQSGALQSVLDAYMQRHIDIHALWPPTRHLRPKVRYVVDELTRLAGEGLFD, encoded by the coding sequence ATGCTTCCGCTGGAATCCTTGAATGGCCTGGTGACGTTCGTCACGACCGCACGCTCGGGCAGCTTCACCGAGGCGGCAGACGCGCTGGGCATCTCGCGCTCGGCGGTGGGCAAGGCCATCGCCCGGCTGGAAACGCGACTGGGTGTGCGCCTGTTCCATCGCACTACGCGGCGCATCGCACTGACCACCGATGGCGAGGCGTACTACGCGTCGTGTGCGGCCGCGCTGGAAGAAATCTCCGCTGCAGAGGCCTGCCTGGGGTCGGCCGGCCTGCCCAGTGGGCGGCTGCGCATCGACATGCCATCCTCGTTCGGGCGGCTGGTGGTGCTGCCGGTGCTGTTGCGCCTGTGCCGGCAGTACCCGGACCTGCAGCTGACGATGACCTTCACCGATCACTTCGTCGATCCCGTCGAGGAAGGCATCGACCTGCTGATCCGTTTCGGTGGGCTGCACCAGGCAGAGCATCTGGTTGCGCGGCGGCTGGGCCGCCAACGCCTGGTCACCTGCGCATCGCAGGAGTACCTGCAGGCGCATGGCGTGCCGGCTACTGTCGAGGAACTGGCGCAGCACCGCAGCATCGTCGGTTTCCGTCATGGCCAGCCGGTCTGGTGGCGGATCGGCAGCGAGGATGACGAAGGGACATTCATCCCGAATGCGCCGTATCAGCTCAATGACGGCGACGCGGTGATTGAAGCGGCCATTGCCGGTCTCGGTATCTGCCAGATGCCGGAGTCGCTGGTACGTCGTCATCTGCAATCCGGTGCGCTGCAATCGGTGCTGGATGCGTACATGCAACGGCACATCGACATCCACGCGCTGTGGCCGCCGACGCGTCATCTGCGGCCGAAGGTGCGCTACGTGGTGGATGAACTGACGCGGTTGGCGGGCGAGGGCTTGTTTGACTGA
- a CDS encoding alkene reductase yields the protein MTAALFHPFDLAGTALRNRIAMAPMTRARNPSSIANALTARYYRQRASAGLIISEGTPVSPQGQGYIDVPGIWSDEQVAGWKLVTEAVHAAQGTIFAQLWHVGRMSHASLQPEGGQPVSAGTRPVASAPKNTSFVYLADGSRGHADPTPARALQTAEIPGIVEDFARGADNAIAAGFDGIELHAANGYLFEQFLNPLINQREDRYGGSLPNRARLILETVDAMAQRIGAHRIGVRLAPNNLTFDMPFYPDNEATYLYLAKELGKRGLAYVHLNDNLQAGQSVLGEAFLRQFKQAYGGTVILAGGMTRERALQLVEAGTIDLAAFGQPFIANPDLVERLQRDVALATPDRNTYYGGGEAGYLDYPRAP from the coding sequence ATGACCGCCGCCCTGTTCCATCCTTTCGACCTGGCAGGCACCGCCCTGCGCAACCGCATCGCGATGGCGCCGATGACCCGCGCCCGCAATCCCAGCTCGATCGCCAACGCGCTCACCGCGCGGTACTACCGGCAACGCGCCAGCGCCGGCCTGATCATCAGCGAAGGCACGCCGGTCTCGCCGCAGGGCCAGGGCTACATCGACGTGCCGGGCATCTGGTCCGACGAACAGGTGGCGGGCTGGAAGCTCGTCACCGAAGCCGTGCATGCCGCGCAGGGCACGATCTTCGCCCAGCTCTGGCATGTGGGCCGCATGTCGCATGCCTCGCTGCAGCCTGAGGGTGGGCAACCGGTCAGCGCGGGTACGCGCCCGGTCGCCAGCGCCCCGAAGAACACCTCGTTCGTGTACCTGGCCGATGGCAGCCGTGGCCATGCCGATCCCACCCCAGCACGTGCACTGCAGACCGCAGAGATTCCCGGCATCGTCGAGGACTTCGCACGCGGCGCCGACAACGCCATTGCTGCCGGCTTCGACGGTATCGAGCTGCATGCCGCCAACGGTTACCTGTTCGAGCAGTTCCTCAACCCGCTCATCAACCAGCGAGAAGACCGCTATGGCGGCTCATTGCCGAACCGTGCGCGATTGATCCTGGAAACCGTCGACGCGATGGCCCAGCGCATCGGCGCCCACCGCATCGGCGTGCGCCTGGCACCGAACAACCTCACCTTCGACATGCCGTTCTACCCCGACAACGAAGCCACCTACCTGTACCTGGCCAAGGAACTGGGCAAGCGCGGGCTGGCCTATGTGCACCTCAATGACAACCTGCAGGCGGGGCAGTCAGTGCTGGGCGAGGCCTTCCTGCGGCAGTTCAAGCAGGCCTACGGTGGCACCGTGATCCTGGCCGGCGGCATGACCCGCGAGCGTGCCCTGCAGCTGGTCGAGGCCGGCACCATCGACCTGGCCGCATTCGGCCAGCCGTTCATCGCCAACCCGGATCTGGTCGAGCGCCTGCAGCGCGACGTCGCGCTGGCCACGCCCGACCGCAACACGTATTACGGTGGTGGCGAAGCAGGCTACCTCGACTACCCGCGCGCGCCGTAG
- a CDS encoding VOC family protein — MNSVTTSFIVNLDVPDLAAAEAFYIEAFGLRIGRRLGPEAVELLGGPTPLYLLQNEADSIATEDGDVRDYERHWTPLHLDWVVDDIETALVRAIAAGATLEQSMREHRWGRIAVLADPFGHGFCLIQFSGEGYDALVE; from the coding sequence ATGAACTCCGTCACCACTTCGTTCATCGTCAACCTCGACGTACCCGATCTTGCTGCCGCTGAGGCCTTCTACATCGAAGCCTTCGGCCTGCGGATCGGCCGCCGTCTCGGGCCGGAGGCCGTGGAACTGCTCGGCGGGCCAACGCCGTTGTACCTGCTGCAGAACGAAGCTGACAGCATCGCTACTGAAGATGGCGACGTACGCGACTACGAGCGCCACTGGACGCCACTGCACCTGGACTGGGTGGTGGATGACATCGAGACCGCACTGGTGCGTGCGATTGCGGCCGGGGCGACACTCGAGCAATCCATGCGCGAGCATCGCTGGGGGCGCATCGCCGTTCTGGCCGATCCGTTCGGCCACGGCTTCTGCCTGATCCAGTTCAGTGGCGAAGGCTACGACGCGCTGGTCGAATGA
- a CDS encoding DAPG hydrolase family protein: protein MDTAVNARAWLDHHDLLDPSPMHLETGIQRREDGTLLVAVRTDLHGCKGRMLDWWFTFFETTQHIRWWHPVDHVEHRGWDAAWQRGRSYHGASIHAVESLADIPPVAARLKFHDPRTLLVPERLQVAQDAGDVSAVIAARIGFGDHVRLDANGDPCDGQMLHVARDTPFGCVLRSRFVLGLDSTDPHRDAGDAVGLGLLRHCYTEFSFLSRLLPSLYYGERANGEAVPLPW, encoded by the coding sequence ATGGATACCGCTGTGAACGCGCGCGCCTGGCTGGACCACCACGATCTGCTGGACCCGTCGCCGATGCACCTGGAGACCGGCATCCAGCGCCGCGAAGACGGCACCCTGCTGGTGGCGGTGCGCACCGATCTGCACGGCTGCAAGGGCCGCATGCTGGACTGGTGGTTCACCTTCTTCGAGACCACCCAGCACATCCGCTGGTGGCATCCGGTCGATCATGTCGAGCATCGTGGCTGGGACGCGGCCTGGCAGCGCGGGCGCAGCTACCACGGCGCCAGCATCCATGCCGTGGAATCGCTGGCCGACATCCCGCCGGTGGCGGCGCGCCTGAAGTTCCATGACCCGCGCACGTTGCTGGTGCCCGAGCGCCTGCAGGTGGCACAGGATGCAGGCGATGTATCGGCGGTGATCGCCGCGCGCATCGGCTTCGGCGACCACGTGCGCCTGGATGCAAACGGTGATCCCTGCGACGGGCAGATGCTGCACGTGGCGCGAGATACGCCGTTTGGCTGTGTGCTGCGCAGCCGCTTCGTGCTCGGCCTGGACAGTACCGATCCGCACCGCGATGCCGGCGATGCGGTCGGCCTGGGCCTGCTCAGGCACTGCTACACGGAGTTCAGTTTCCTCTCGCGCCTGCTGCCGTCGCTGTATTACGGCGAGCGTGCCAACGGCGAAGCGGTGCCGTTGCCGTGGTGA
- a CDS encoding TetR/AcrR family transcriptional regulator translates to MGAMNSTTLPEPTTPTRRRGRPARPEAEVRHAVLQATLELLLAQGYEATTIEAVAAHAGVAKKTVYRHASNREELVGLAVREWTDGFAPQLQRDARNAEEVVPLLQDILQAVCAQALSAQAVQVFRLLATDFPGKDALLQAYLDNGIKRGRALLADWLARQQQRGLLRAGDAACMARLILAMAVAEPLRERVIGVVAEDAPVDVHLRECVVLLGPVLQGA, encoded by the coding sequence ATGGGGGCAATGAACAGCACCACCCTGCCCGAGCCCACAACGCCGACCCGCCGCCGCGGCCGCCCTGCGCGCCCGGAAGCCGAAGTCCGCCACGCCGTGCTGCAGGCCACGCTGGAGCTGCTGCTGGCGCAGGGTTACGAGGCCACCACCATCGAAGCGGTGGCCGCGCACGCCGGGGTAGCGAAGAAGACCGTGTACCGCCACGCCAGCAACCGCGAGGAACTGGTCGGGTTGGCAGTACGCGAGTGGACCGACGGCTTCGCGCCACAGTTGCAGCGCGATGCGCGCAATGCCGAAGAGGTCGTGCCACTGTTGCAGGACATCCTGCAGGCGGTGTGTGCGCAGGCGCTGTCGGCGCAGGCGGTGCAGGTATTCCGCCTGTTGGCCACCGATTTTCCCGGCAAGGACGCACTGCTGCAGGCTTACCTGGACAACGGCATCAAGCGCGGTCGTGCGCTGCTTGCCGACTGGCTGGCGCGTCAGCAGCAGCGTGGGCTGCTGCGCGCGGGTGATGCCGCGTGCATGGCGCGGCTGATCCTGGCGATGGCCGTTGCCGAGCCACTGCGCGAACGTGTGATCGGCGTGGTGGCCGAGGATGCGCCGGTGGACGTACATCTACGTGAGTGCGTG